Proteins from a single region of Urocitellus parryii isolate mUroPar1 chromosome 4, mUroPar1.hap1, whole genome shotgun sequence:
- the Ric8a gene encoding chaperone Ric-8A — translation MEPRAVADALETGKEDVITEALRTYNREHSQSFTFDEAQQEDRKRLAELLVTVLEQGLPPSHRVTWLQTVRILSRDRSCLDPFTSRQSLHALACYAGISASEGSVPESPDMDVILESLKCLCNLVLSSPVAQTLAAEAHLVVRLAERVGMYSKKSFPHEVQFFDLRLLFLLTALRTDVRQQLFQELHGVHLLTHTLELTLGMTPKESPPDLLPPQETERAMEILKVLFNITFDSIKREVDEEDTALYQYLGTLLRHCVMVAAAGDRTEEFHGHTVNLLGNLPVKCLDVLLALELHEGSLEFMGVNMDVIGVLLTFLEKRLHQTHRLKESVAPVLSVLTECARMHRPVRKFLKAQVLPPLRDVRTRPEVGELLRNKLVRLMTHLDTDVKRVAAEFLFVLCSESVPRFIKYTGYGNAAGLLAARGLMAGGRPEGQYSEDEDTDTDEYKEAKASINPVTGRVEEKPPNPMEGMTEEQKEHEAMKLVNMFDKLSRHRVIQPMGMSPRGHLTSLQDAMCETMEGQLSSDPDSDPD, via the exons ATGGAGCCCCGGGCGGTGGCGGATGCCCTAGAGACGGGAAAGGAAGACGTGATCACGGAAGCTCTACGGACGTACAACCGGGAG CACTCCCAGAGCTTCACCTTTGACGAGGCCCAACAGGAGGACAGGAAG AGACTTGCAGAGTTGTTGGTCACAGTCCTGGAGCAGGGGTTGCCACCCTCACACCGTGTCACCTGGCTACAGACTGTCCGTATCCTGTCCCGGGACCGCAGCTGCCTGGACCCATTCACCAGTCGCCAGAGCTTACATGCACTAGCTTGCTATGCTGGCATCTCTGCCTCTGAGGGGTCTGTCCCAGAATCCCCAGATATGGACGTCATACTAGAGTCCCTGAAGTGTCTCTGCAACCTTGTGCTCAGCAGTCCAGTGGCACAGACACTGGCAGCAGAGGCCCATCTGGTGGTGCGGCTAGCAGAGCGTGTGGGGATGTACAGTAAGAAGAGCTTCCCACATGAAGTCCAGTTCTTTGATTTAAGGCTCCTCTTCCTACTAACAGCACTCCGCACTGATGTGCGCCAGCAGCTGTTTCAGGAGCTGCATGGCGTGCACCTGCTGACCCACACACTGGAACTGACACTGGGGATGACCCCAAAAGAGAGCCCACCTGATCTCCTTCCTCCCCAAGAGACTGAGCGGGCTATGGAGATCCTCAAGGTGCTATTTAATATCACCTTTGACTCCATCAAGAGGGAAGTGGACGAG GAAGACACTGCCCTTTACCAGTACCTGGGAACCCTTCTGCGGCACTGTGTGATGGTTGCTGCTGCTGGAGACCGCACAGAGGAGTTCCACGG ccacacagtgaATCTCCTGGGGAACTTGCCTGTCAAGTGTTTGGACGTCCTCCTCGCCCTAGAGCTGCATGAAGGCTCCTTGGAGTTCATGGGAGTGAACATGGATGTGATTGGTGTCCTCCTCACCTTCCTAGAGAAGCGTTTGCACCAG ACCCACAGGCTAAAGGAAAGTGTGGCTCCTGTGCTGAGTGTGCTGACAGAGTGTGCCCGCATGCACCGTCCAGTCAGGAAATTCCTGAAGGCCCAG GTGCTGCCACCTCTGCGGGACGTGAGGACCCGGCCTGAGGTTGGGGAGCTACTGCGGAACAAGCTTGTCCGCCTCATGACACACCTGGACACGGATGTGAAGAGGGTAGCTGCTGAATTCCTCTTTGTGCTGTGTTCTGAGAGTG TGCCCCGATTCATCAAGTATACAGGCTACGGGAACGCCGCAGGCCTCTTGGCTGCCAGGGGCCTCATGGCAGGGGGGCGGCCTGAGGGCCAGTATTCAGAGGACGAGGATACGGACACTGATGAGTACAAGGAAGCCAAGGCCAG CATCAACCCTGTgacagggagggtggaggagaaGCCACCCAATCCTATGGAGGGCATGACAGAGGAGCAGAAGGAGCACGAGGCCATGAAGCTGGTGAACATGTTTGACAAGCTCTCCAG GCACAGAGTCATACAACCCATGGGGATGAGTCCccggggacacctcacatctctGCAAGATGCCATGTGTGAGACCATGGAGGGACAGCTCTCCTCAGACCCCGACTCGGACCCTGACTGA
- the Sirt3 gene encoding NAD-dependent protein deacetylase sirtuin-3, mitochondrial isoform X2 has protein sequence MALWGRRWLAALRWWGPGGGRPGPAPAPQSRAWRPVCAGAESVCARGLREPGSITSGRRAISLSVGASGIFGSGGNSEKEKLSLQDIAELIRVRACQKVVVMVGAGISTPSGIPDFRSPGSGLYSNLQQYNIPYPEAIFELEFFFHNPKPFFTLAKELYPGNYRPNATHYFLRLLHDKGLLLRLYTQNIDGLERVSGIPTSKLVEAHGTFASATCTVCRRSCAGEDFWADVMADRVPCCPVCTGIVKPDIVFFGEPLPQRFLLHVVDFPMADLLLILGTSLELDGRDR, from the exons ATGGCGCTGTGGGGCCGACGGTGGCTGGCCGCTCTCAGATGGTGGGGCCCGGGAGGCGGGCGGCCTGGCCCCGCGCCGGCCCCACAGTCCCGCGCCTGGCGGCCGGTGTGTGCCGGGGCGGAGAGCGTCTGTGCTCGCGGCCTGCGGGAGCCAGGCAG TATTACAAGTGGACGAAGGGCCATCTCACTGTCTGTGGGTGCTTCAGGCATCTTTGGAAGTGGAGGCAACAGTGAGAAAGAGAAACTGTCCCTGCAAGACATCGCTGAGCTGATCCGGGTGCGAGCCTGTCAGAAGGTGGTGGTCATGGTGGGGGCTGGCATCAGCACACCCAGCGGCATTCCAGATTTCAG ATCTCCAGGGAGCGGCCTCTATAGCAACCTCCAGCAGTACAACATCCCATACCCCGAAGCCATTTTTGAACTGGAGTTTTTTTTCCACAACCCCAAGCCCTTTTTCACCTTAGCCAAGGAGCTGTACCCTGGAAACTATAGGCCCAATGCCACTCACTACTTTCTCCGATTGCTTCATGACAAGGGACTGCTTCTGCGTCTCTACACACAGAACATCGATGGACTTGAGAGAG TGTCTGGCATCCCCACTTCGAAGCTAGTTGAAGCTCATGGGACCTTTGCTTCGGCCACCTGCACAGTCTGCCGAAGATCCTGCGCTGGGGAGGACTTCTGG GCCGACGTGATGGCCGACAGGGTGCCCTGCTGCCCAGTCTGCACTGGCATTGTGAAGCCTGATATTGTGTTCTTTGGGGAGCCACTACCCCAGAGGTTCTTGCTACATGTGGTTGATTTCCCCATGGCAGATCTGCTGCTCATCCTAGGCACCTCCCTGGAG CTGGATGGACGGGACAGATAG
- the Sirt3 gene encoding NAD-dependent protein deacetylase sirtuin-3, mitochondrial isoform X1, which translates to MALWGRRWLAALRWWGPGGGRPGPAPAPQSRAWRPVCAGAESVCARGLREPGSITSGRRAISLSVGASGIFGSGGNSEKEKLSLQDIAELIRVRACQKVVVMVGAGISTPSGIPDFRSPGSGLYSNLQQYNIPYPEAIFELEFFFHNPKPFFTLAKELYPGNYRPNATHYFLRLLHDKGLLLRLYTQNIDGLERVSGIPTSKLVEAHGTFASATCTVCRRSCAGEDFWADVMADRVPCCPVCTGIVKPDIVFFGEPLPQRFLLHVVDFPMADLLLILGTSLEVEPFASLSEAVGSSVPRLLINRDLVGPFTWRPCRRDVAQLGDVIHSVERLVELLGWTEEMQDLVQRETGKLDGRDR; encoded by the exons ATGGCGCTGTGGGGCCGACGGTGGCTGGCCGCTCTCAGATGGTGGGGCCCGGGAGGCGGGCGGCCTGGCCCCGCGCCGGCCCCACAGTCCCGCGCCTGGCGGCCGGTGTGTGCCGGGGCGGAGAGCGTCTGTGCTCGCGGCCTGCGGGAGCCAGGCAG TATTACAAGTGGACGAAGGGCCATCTCACTGTCTGTGGGTGCTTCAGGCATCTTTGGAAGTGGAGGCAACAGTGAGAAAGAGAAACTGTCCCTGCAAGACATCGCTGAGCTGATCCGGGTGCGAGCCTGTCAGAAGGTGGTGGTCATGGTGGGGGCTGGCATCAGCACACCCAGCGGCATTCCAGATTTCAG ATCTCCAGGGAGCGGCCTCTATAGCAACCTCCAGCAGTACAACATCCCATACCCCGAAGCCATTTTTGAACTGGAGTTTTTTTTCCACAACCCCAAGCCCTTTTTCACCTTAGCCAAGGAGCTGTACCCTGGAAACTATAGGCCCAATGCCACTCACTACTTTCTCCGATTGCTTCATGACAAGGGACTGCTTCTGCGTCTCTACACACAGAACATCGATGGACTTGAGAGAG TGTCTGGCATCCCCACTTCGAAGCTAGTTGAAGCTCATGGGACCTTTGCTTCGGCCACCTGCACAGTCTGCCGAAGATCCTGCGCTGGGGAGGACTTCTGG GCCGACGTGATGGCCGACAGGGTGCCCTGCTGCCCAGTCTGCACTGGCATTGTGAAGCCTGATATTGTGTTCTTTGGGGAGCCACTACCCCAGAGGTTCTTGCTACATGTGGTTGATTTCCCCATGGCAGATCTGCTGCTCATCCTAGGCACCTCCCTGGAG GTGGAGCCTTTTGCCAGCTTGTCTGAGGCTGTGGGGAGCTCAGTGCCCCGGCTGCTCATCAACCGGGACTTGGTGGGACCCTTTACTTGGCGACCTTGCcgaagggatgtggctcagctgggGGATGTGATTCACAGTGTAGAAAGGCTGGTGGAACTTCTGGGCTGGACAGAAGAAATGCAGGACCTTGTCCAGCGGGAGACTGGGAAG CTGGATGGACGGGACAGATAG
- the Sirt3 gene encoding NAD-dependent protein deacetylase sirtuin-3, mitochondrial isoform X3: MVGAGISTPSGIPDFRSPGSGLYSNLQQYNIPYPEAIFELEFFFHNPKPFFTLAKELYPGNYRPNATHYFLRLLHDKGLLLRLYTQNIDGLERVSGIPTSKLVEAHGTFASATCTVCRRSCAGEDFWADVMADRVPCCPVCTGIVKPDIVFFGEPLPQRFLLHVVDFPMADLLLILGTSLEVEPFASLSEAVGSSVPRLLINRDLVGPFTWRPCRRDVAQLGDVIHSVERLVELLGWTEEMQDLVQRETGKLDGRDR; the protein is encoded by the exons ATGGTGGGGGCTGGCATCAGCACACCCAGCGGCATTCCAGATTTCAG ATCTCCAGGGAGCGGCCTCTATAGCAACCTCCAGCAGTACAACATCCCATACCCCGAAGCCATTTTTGAACTGGAGTTTTTTTTCCACAACCCCAAGCCCTTTTTCACCTTAGCCAAGGAGCTGTACCCTGGAAACTATAGGCCCAATGCCACTCACTACTTTCTCCGATTGCTTCATGACAAGGGACTGCTTCTGCGTCTCTACACACAGAACATCGATGGACTTGAGAGAG TGTCTGGCATCCCCACTTCGAAGCTAGTTGAAGCTCATGGGACCTTTGCTTCGGCCACCTGCACAGTCTGCCGAAGATCCTGCGCTGGGGAGGACTTCTGG GCCGACGTGATGGCCGACAGGGTGCCCTGCTGCCCAGTCTGCACTGGCATTGTGAAGCCTGATATTGTGTTCTTTGGGGAGCCACTACCCCAGAGGTTCTTGCTACATGTGGTTGATTTCCCCATGGCAGATCTGCTGCTCATCCTAGGCACCTCCCTGGAG GTGGAGCCTTTTGCCAGCTTGTCTGAGGCTGTGGGGAGCTCAGTGCCCCGGCTGCTCATCAACCGGGACTTGGTGGGACCCTTTACTTGGCGACCTTGCcgaagggatgtggctcagctgggGGATGTGATTCACAGTGTAGAAAGGCTGGTGGAACTTCTGGGCTGGACAGAAGAAATGCAGGACCTTGTCCAGCGGGAGACTGGGAAG CTGGATGGACGGGACAGATAG